Proteins encoded by one window of uncultured Draconibacterium sp.:
- a CDS encoding CotH kinase family protein, giving the protein MKTFSLITTTILLLLFCACRDEESIVENEEEEEEVIIDMTDYSDWDDATHSKSAELNYDVVFNQNEVLRFDITIDSDDWSDMQSNLSSILSSSSGRPGQSIDFDDPMFVPCSFKFNDTEWYHVGIRYKGNSSLQSAYQSGIKKLSFKLDFDEFEDDYPAIKNQRFYGFKQLNLKNNYLDLSQMREKVGADVFRQFGLASSQTAFCVVYVDYGSGPQYYGLYTIVEEVDDSVIKTQFTDGSGNLYKPDGSAATFANGTFDTSELELKTNEDSANYSDARALYDTINSSLRTSDVESWKSNLETVFNVDVFLKYLAVNNIIQNWDTYGIMTHNYYLYNNPDNSKLTWIPWDNNEAFQSGKQSGAISLGMSEVNSSWPLINYIIAQPEYEAVYEGYLQQFIDEVFIPSEMISTYSSYYELIKEYVYSEESGYSFLSSDSQFDSAVETLKTHVQTRNNLVESYLN; this is encoded by the coding sequence ATGAAAACATTTAGCTTAATAACAACGACAATTCTGCTACTGCTATTTTGCGCTTGTCGCGATGAAGAATCAATCGTTGAGAACGAAGAGGAAGAAGAGGAAGTGATTATTGACATGACCGATTATTCCGACTGGGATGATGCGACACACAGTAAAAGTGCGGAACTGAATTACGATGTGGTTTTTAATCAAAACGAAGTATTGCGTTTCGACATTACCATCGACAGCGACGACTGGTCAGACATGCAATCGAACTTATCATCAATTTTGAGTTCAAGTAGTGGTCGCCCCGGACAGTCGATCGACTTTGATGATCCAATGTTTGTGCCCTGCTCGTTTAAGTTTAACGACACCGAGTGGTATCACGTTGGCATTCGTTATAAAGGGAATTCAAGTTTACAATCAGCATATCAATCCGGTATTAAAAAGCTGTCATTTAAATTAGATTTCGATGAATTTGAAGACGACTACCCGGCCATAAAAAACCAACGTTTTTATGGTTTTAAACAGTTGAACCTGAAAAACAACTACCTCGATTTATCACAAATGCGCGAAAAAGTTGGTGCCGATGTATTCCGCCAGTTTGGACTCGCATCATCACAAACTGCATTTTGTGTGGTTTATGTTGATTACGGTAGTGGCCCTCAATATTACGGACTTTATACCATTGTTGAAGAAGTTGACGATTCGGTAATTAAAACTCAATTTACCGATGGTTCGGGCAACCTTTACAAACCTGATGGAAGTGCCGCCACATTTGCAAATGGTACATTCGACACAAGCGAATTGGAACTAAAAACCAACGAAGATTCAGCTAACTATTCGGATGCCCGTGCATTGTACGATACCATTAACAGTTCGTTGCGAACTTCGGACGTGGAATCCTGGAAAAGCAATCTTGAAACCGTTTTTAATGTTGATGTATTTTTGAAATACCTGGCCGTAAACAATATCATTCAAAATTGGGATACTTACGGTATTATGACACATAATTATTACCTGTATAATAATCCCGATAACAGCAAATTGACCTGGATCCCATGGGACAACAATGAGGCTTTTCAATCTGGAAAACAAAGCGGTGCAATTAGTTTAGGAATGAGCGAGGTTAATAGTAGCTGGCCACTTATAAATTATATTATTGCACAGCCCGAGTACGAAGCTGTTTATGAAGGGTATTTGCAACAATTTATCGACGAGGTATTTATTCCATCCGAAATGATTTCTACATATTCAAGCTACTACGAACTGATAAAAGAATACGTGTATTCCGAAGAATCGGGCTATTCGTTCTTAAGCAGCGATTCACAGTTCGATTCAGCCGTTGAAACGTTAAAAACACACGTTCAAACCAGAAATAATTTGGTTGAAAGTTATTTGAATTAA
- a CDS encoding DUF2490 domain-containing protein, giving the protein MNTKLVISLMIAVFFVATSNVSAQETENEFQTRTKLDLSFKPVKKLKFTITPELRFEDDFSLDKYLLESELEYKLSKLFTLGASYGLVGNVRDEKDTEYFGRYAFNATAEKKYGRFEPSFRLTYSNYSDDDVDDKNFLRYKAKLKYDIPNFKINPYVSVQLFQDLNDSGLYKTRYTVGADYKLFKKNYLGVSYKFDYYNTEYRNRHILSVGYKIKF; this is encoded by the coding sequence ATGAACACAAAACTCGTAATAAGTCTGATGATTGCAGTATTTTTTGTAGCAACATCAAATGTGTCGGCACAAGAAACAGAAAACGAATTTCAGACCAGAACAAAACTTGATTTGAGCTTTAAACCGGTAAAAAAGTTAAAGTTTACCATCACACCAGAGTTACGTTTTGAAGATGACTTTTCGCTTGACAAATACCTTCTGGAGAGCGAATTGGAATACAAACTCTCAAAACTGTTTACATTGGGCGCATCTTATGGCCTAGTAGGCAATGTTCGGGATGAAAAGGACACCGAATATTTTGGCAGATATGCATTTAATGCTACTGCTGAAAAAAAGTATGGACGTTTTGAACCTTCATTTCGATTAACGTACAGCAACTATTCCGATGACGATGTTGATGACAAAAATTTTCTGCGTTACAAAGCAAAACTAAAATACGACATACCCAACTTTAAAATTAATCCATACGTTTCGGTTCAGCTGTTTCAAGATCTCAACGATAGCGGATTATACAAAACAAGATATACCGTTGGTGCAGATTATAAACTGTTCAAAAAGAACTACCTGGGAGTTAGCTACAAATTCGACTATTATAATACAGAATATAGAAACCGTCATATTCTTAGCGTGGGATATAAAATCAAATTTTAA
- a CDS encoding DUF4956 domain-containing protein, whose amino-acid sequence MNETKTVIDTIKNLSPAEIAELADWEEHLRFLGIKIINVGDFTELLVRLALNLFVSFLVVHYIYAQNSRRKDFYFSFLSVGTVVFLLSFLLNSVKLELGFALGLFAIFGIIRYRTDAIPIKEMTYLFIVIGISVINALANKKVSYVELIFTNAAIVGGLWLLEKRLMLKQEGSIRLIYEKIENIHDNNKEALLADLKTRTGINIKRYEIQKIDFLKDVADITLYFNVNGKNEVPQPPPNNKIASDK is encoded by the coding sequence ATGAACGAAACAAAAACAGTAATCGATACTATTAAAAATCTGAGCCCGGCTGAAATAGCCGAATTAGCCGACTGGGAAGAACATTTACGTTTTTTGGGAATTAAAATTATTAATGTTGGTGATTTTACCGAGCTTTTGGTTCGCTTGGCATTAAATCTATTTGTAAGCTTTTTAGTAGTGCATTATATATACGCACAAAACAGCCGGAGAAAAGACTTCTATTTTAGTTTTCTTTCGGTAGGAACTGTTGTTTTTCTTTTAAGTTTCTTACTAAATAGCGTAAAATTGGAATTGGGTTTTGCCCTTGGTTTATTTGCCATTTTTGGCATAATCCGCTACCGAACCGATGCCATCCCCATAAAAGAAATGACCTACTTATTTATTGTTATCGGTATTTCTGTAATTAATGCACTGGCCAACAAAAAAGTAAGTTACGTTGAACTTATTTTCACCAACGCCGCAATAGTTGGCGGACTATGGCTACTCGAAAAGCGATTGATGCTAAAACAGGAAGGTTCTATTCGATTGATTTACGAAAAAATTGAAAACATCCACGACAATAACAAAGAGGCACTCCTTGCAGATTTAAAAACACGAACAGGGATTAATATTAAACGCTACGAGATTCAGAAAATAGACTTTTTAAAAGACGTGGCCGACATTACCCTTTATTTTAATGTGAATGGGAAAAACGAAGTTCCTCAACCTCCGCCAAACAATAAAATAGCTTCAGATAAATAA
- a CDS encoding polyphosphate polymerase domain-containing protein: MEQVKLMNRTDTKYWFHKSNLETLLHQVQNNYFMLNMNGEVSLPYSTIYYDTNNDVMFTAHHNGKLNRYKIRRRSYVSSGISFLEVKFKSNKGRTIKKRIPTDFNNNFNETENSFLQDITPFSVEDLSPSLVNNFSRITLVNKNFRERCTIDFNLDFKTDDKQIALNNLVIIEIKADGSPSASPLARALRNQRIKTSGFSKYCIGRTVTDSTIKRNAFKHKIRMIEKTINTKNSLYNL; the protein is encoded by the coding sequence ATGGAACAGGTAAAATTGATGAACCGAACCGACACAAAATATTGGTTCCACAAATCGAATCTTGAAACATTGTTGCATCAGGTTCAGAATAACTATTTCATGTTAAACATGAATGGAGAAGTCTCACTTCCCTACTCTACCATTTATTACGACACCAACAACGATGTAATGTTTACTGCACACCACAACGGCAAACTTAACCGTTACAAAATTCGTCGTCGCAGTTATGTTTCAAGCGGCATAAGTTTTTTAGAGGTAAAATTCAAAAGCAATAAAGGGCGTACCATAAAAAAACGTATCCCAACAGATTTTAATAATAATTTCAACGAAACAGAAAATTCTTTTTTACAAGACATAACTCCTTTTTCTGTTGAAGATTTGTCGCCATCGTTAGTTAACAATTTTTCGCGCATAACACTGGTAAATAAAAACTTCAGAGAACGTTGCACCATCGATTTCAACCTTGATTTTAAAACCGATGACAAACAAATTGCACTTAATAATTTGGTTATTATTGAAATAAAAGCAGATGGTTCACCATCAGCATCGCCACTTGCCAGAGCACTGCGCAACCAAAGGATAAAAACCTCGGGATTCAGCAAATATTGTATAGGCCGAACTGTTACCGATTCTACTATAAAACGAAACGCATTTAAACACAAAATCAGAATGATTGAAAAGACAATTAACACAAAAAACAGTTTGTACAACCTTTAA
- a CDS encoding LytTR family DNA-binding domain-containing protein: MIRCIAIDDEPLALRQIEGYIDKTPFLELTGKFNSALKAMDFLQENEVDLMFVDINMPDLTGLDFVKSVSSKAKVIFTTAYREYGYEGFQLDAADYLVKPIAYPEFLKAVTKTKERFFSKKEAAETIEKNDKYLFIKSEYKIVRIDFNDITFIESMRDYVRIHLETQKPVMALMGIKKMEDFLPKADFMRVHRSFIVSRSKISTIERNRIIFGKDYIPVSEQYKDVFQEFLDTRFLK, from the coding sequence ATGATACGCTGTATTGCAATAGACGACGAACCTTTAGCTTTACGACAAATTGAAGGTTACATTGATAAAACACCATTTCTGGAATTGACCGGGAAATTTAACAGCGCGTTAAAAGCAATGGATTTTCTTCAGGAAAACGAAGTTGACCTGATGTTTGTTGATATTAACATGCCCGACCTTACCGGGCTCGATTTTGTAAAATCAGTTTCATCAAAAGCAAAAGTAATTTTTACAACGGCTTACCGTGAATATGGCTACGAAGGTTTTCAGTTAGATGCTGCCGACTACCTTGTAAAACCAATTGCATACCCTGAGTTTTTAAAGGCTGTTACCAAAACAAAAGAGCGCTTTTTCAGTAAAAAAGAGGCAGCCGAAACAATTGAAAAAAACGACAAGTACCTGTTTATAAAATCGGAATATAAAATTGTACGAATCGACTTTAACGATATAACCTTTATCGAAAGTATGCGCGATTACGTGCGTATTCACCTTGAAACCCAAAAACCGGTAATGGCATTAATGGGCATAAAAAAAATGGAAGACTTTCTGCCAAAAGCAGATTTTATGCGTGTACACCGTTCGTTTATAGTTAGCCGGAGTAAGATATCGACAATAGAACGAAACCGTATCATTTTCGGAAAAGACTACATCCCTGTTAGTGAGCAATACAAAGATGTGTTCCAGGAATTTTTAGATACACGATTCTTAAAATAA
- a CDS encoding histidine kinase translates to MKSITIRNKNFGNVQFLIMVFIWILIFAIPLLTTDTTEGIVWPHVIKIWIEYGFVFIAFLINHFLLFPQFLKGKRVLYFISVLCILTILVLVAIFFNASDNPPDIIQRMQPESIERTQPPIGNQPVPHRPPGQRPREAFPPFGNLLIMSILLIGFDAGLSFAGKWLNAEQKKIILEKENVEHKMAFLQNQVSPHFFMNTLNNIHALVDIDTEEAKEAIIRLSQMMAYMLYESQTEKISIQKEIDFIKSYVELMKLRFSEEVEVKLDIPKTLPEISVPPLLTISFIENAFKHGVSYEASSFIHVKYVFKKGRMYFEIKNSNHSKQKKSSNSGIGLENARKRLALIYTNNYELDINQNDKNIFKVNLNIPV, encoded by the coding sequence ATGAAATCGATCACAATACGCAATAAAAATTTTGGAAACGTTCAGTTTTTGATAATGGTTTTTATCTGGATATTGATTTTTGCCATTCCGTTATTGACTACCGATACCACAGAAGGAATTGTGTGGCCACACGTAATAAAAATTTGGATTGAATACGGATTTGTATTCATCGCTTTCCTGATTAACCACTTTTTATTATTTCCTCAGTTTTTAAAAGGAAAGCGTGTTTTGTATTTTATTTCGGTACTTTGTATTCTTACCATATTAGTTTTGGTAGCTATTTTTTTTAATGCTTCCGACAATCCACCAGATATAATACAACGCATGCAACCTGAAAGCATTGAAAGGACGCAACCACCGATAGGCAATCAACCGGTGCCACACCGCCCTCCAGGGCAAAGACCACGCGAAGCATTCCCTCCTTTTGGCAACCTACTAATAATGAGCATACTGTTAATAGGCTTCGATGCAGGTTTATCGTTTGCCGGGAAATGGCTGAACGCCGAACAAAAGAAAATAATACTTGAAAAAGAGAATGTGGAACACAAAATGGCCTTCCTGCAAAACCAGGTAAGTCCACACTTTTTCATGAACACTTTGAATAACATTCATGCACTGGTTGACATTGATACAGAAGAAGCAAAAGAGGCTATTATCCGTCTTTCGCAAATGATGGCGTATATGCTTTACGAGTCACAAACTGAAAAAATCAGTATCCAAAAAGAAATTGATTTTATAAAAAGTTATGTGGAATTAATGAAACTACGTTTCTCAGAAGAAGTTGAAGTAAAACTAGATATTCCGAAAACACTGCCCGAAATCAGTGTCCCGCCTCTGCTTACTATTTCGTTTATCGAAAATGCCTTTAAACATGGAGTGAGTTATGAAGCATCGTCATTTATTCATGTTAAGTATGTTTTTAAGAAAGGTAGAATGTATTTCGAGATTAAAAACTCCAACCATTCAAAACAGAAAAAAAGCAGTAACTCGGGTATTGGTTTGGAAAATGCGCGAAAACGGCTGGCACTGATTTATACCAACAATTATGAGTTGGATATTAACCAGAATGACAAAAACATCTTCAAAGTAAACTTAAATATCCCGGTATGA
- a CDS encoding two-component regulator propeller domain-containing protein: MKYIISFIIVFGFYSTFAQTDDIRFRRVSPPGGFSFQAIHSFNQDKFGYIWMGGFDGVLRYDSKEIIRFSYQPEKEDGLPSNTVTGIAIDKDNNIWASTDKGLCKFNPIAQEFEQVHYTYENGSQPNNHLFSIQFDGHGNLWIVDEHFFGYIDETTNKMIRITEGLSNSPRLIYNDETNRLWLGTLDGSVYKVHHEETKVEKLINGPGSTVRTISTSTDNIWVGYQEHGARMYDFKGELKHLYQYTKNPDYDISNASIRKIWRDTRGQIWIGSYLGLFKSIGKELTHYDHNKYEGLPHNSIFDIFEDNQGGIWIGTWSGGVAYIHHSDNRFTNYRHSNEPGTISDNMVSSFAQTPDGQIYVGTELFGLNRFNPKTASFTPLQISKQKGIIDIKAMEVDKDGGLWIGSAFNGLFYRPATQNNFIHFPAGPEDGTHVSAREVYSLCNSDSGIWIGTNLGGINFYNFKTKEISFKSKKPPFEQLLTTNCLTITTDTENNLWIGTQNGTIRIHLPTEQSTLFNIHENNYHKTGSQSFYFIKQLSDGRIWMGTRGNGINIYNPKTDSTSVFTANDLLKNKDVYGIIEDSYNNIWITSNDGLILYNSADNSSRRFVLNDGIQGNLFNPNAIYKDKDDNIYFGGTNGFSLREPKPIHTNKRPPNVLLTKVTVNNRSIVPVQTGINQYQKIVLDPKETNLNFNFSADNYLLPDKNEFSYRLINYIDNWVANNNRGSANFVNLPAGEYRFEVKASNNDGIWNEEPTSITIVVEQFWYKSTYALWAYSFIFLLIIIGIIRFFRERSKLKKDLLIEKMEHKQEEQLTEMKLKFFTNISHEFRTPLTLIDGPVKQLLTATNLTDTQHKQLDTVKRNTSRLLQLINQIMDLRKAEKGMEKLKITKIDLVGFVNERVQSFSEEARTKNITFSFNYTSSSIVIEADEEKLDKIIFNLLSNAFKYTPANGEITISINENKIDMIHNFTNQLSFGQLENENYVEISVIDSGQGINSEDLPHIFERFEQGKSQNSKVYSTGIGLNLCKDFTLIHRGTIVVQSSPGKGTRFSIQLPTKQKAQKILFQSHEVVKNVESWQSTDNTQPKLIKSDSTTTILVVEDNNDLREFIIDLLNDYYKIFFAEDGKQGLEMLQTKNIDLVISDVMMPKMDGFEFCQTIKSQIETSHIPVILLTALSSAENTSTGLEKGADAYISKPFDEQVLLSQIANLLNQRKRLQENYAQRFISKQTIDLGSLDNYFLNKINTIVEENMTNENFTVDLLASEMSLSRSQLHRKLKQISNHSASEYITMVKIKKATALLATKSYNVDEVAFKVGFNSHSYFSKCFKKIHGQTPKEYIKGL; this comes from the coding sequence TTGAAGTATATAATTAGTTTTATTATTGTTTTCGGATTTTACTCCACATTTGCTCAAACTGATGATATTAGGTTTAGAAGGGTATCGCCACCCGGTGGTTTTAGCTTTCAGGCCATACATTCGTTTAATCAGGATAAATTTGGATATATCTGGATGGGCGGATTTGATGGAGTTTTGAGATATGATTCAAAAGAAATTATTCGTTTTTCATATCAACCTGAAAAAGAAGATGGATTACCAAGTAATACCGTAACAGGAATAGCAATAGACAAAGACAACAACATTTGGGCCAGTACAGATAAAGGTCTCTGTAAGTTTAACCCAATTGCTCAAGAATTCGAACAGGTACATTATACCTACGAGAATGGTTCGCAACCCAACAATCACCTTTTCTCTATTCAATTTGATGGACACGGAAACCTTTGGATTGTTGATGAACATTTTTTTGGGTACATCGATGAAACCACCAATAAAATGATCAGAATTACTGAAGGTTTGTCTAATTCGCCACGTCTAATATACAACGACGAAACAAACAGGTTATGGCTTGGGACACTTGATGGATCGGTATATAAAGTACACCATGAAGAAACAAAAGTTGAAAAGCTAATAAACGGACCGGGCTCAACGGTACGAACAATTAGTACAAGCACCGACAATATTTGGGTAGGCTACCAGGAGCATGGTGCCCGCATGTACGACTTTAAAGGGGAACTGAAACACCTTTATCAATACACCAAAAACCCGGATTACGATATTAGTAATGCCAGTATAAGAAAAATATGGAGAGATACACGCGGACAAATTTGGATTGGGTCGTACCTGGGATTGTTTAAGAGTATAGGTAAGGAGCTAACTCATTACGATCACAACAAATATGAGGGACTCCCCCATAATTCAATTTTCGATATTTTTGAAGATAATCAGGGAGGAATATGGATTGGAACATGGTCGGGAGGCGTGGCTTATATACATCACTCCGATAACAGATTTACCAATTATCGTCATTCGAATGAACCCGGAACAATTTCAGACAATATGGTCAGCTCTTTTGCCCAAACACCTGATGGCCAGATTTACGTTGGAACCGAGCTTTTCGGATTAAACCGTTTTAATCCAAAAACCGCCAGTTTCACTCCTTTGCAAATCTCAAAACAGAAAGGTATTATTGATATAAAAGCAATGGAAGTTGACAAAGATGGTGGTTTATGGATAGGTTCGGCTTTTAACGGCTTATTTTACAGGCCTGCCACACAAAACAACTTTATACATTTCCCCGCCGGACCAGAAGATGGCACACATGTTTCAGCCCGCGAAGTCTATTCTCTCTGTAATTCAGACTCAGGGATATGGATTGGCACAAACCTGGGAGGAATTAACTTCTACAATTTCAAAACAAAAGAAATAAGCTTTAAATCAAAAAAACCGCCTTTTGAGCAATTATTAACCACCAATTGTCTGACAATTACCACCGACACTGAAAATAACTTATGGATTGGAACTCAAAATGGCACGATCCGTATTCATCTTCCAACAGAACAATCAACCCTTTTCAATATTCACGAAAACAATTACCATAAAACAGGAAGCCAAAGCTTCTACTTTATAAAACAACTTAGCGATGGAAGAATATGGATGGGCACCAGAGGCAATGGAATTAACATTTACAACCCGAAAACGGATTCGACAAGTGTTTTTACAGCAAACGATTTATTAAAAAATAAAGATGTTTATGGAATTATTGAAGATTCATACAACAATATATGGATTACCAGTAATGATGGTTTAATCTTATACAATTCAGCTGATAATTCCTCAAGAAGGTTTGTGCTTAATGATGGTATACAGGGGAATCTTTTTAACCCAAATGCTATTTACAAAGATAAGGATGATAATATCTACTTTGGCGGCACCAATGGCTTTAGCCTTCGTGAGCCCAAACCAATACACACTAACAAACGCCCCCCAAATGTGCTATTAACAAAAGTTACTGTAAATAACCGATCGATAGTTCCGGTACAAACAGGAATTAACCAGTATCAAAAAATTGTACTTGATCCAAAAGAAACGAACCTCAATTTTAACTTTTCTGCCGATAATTATTTACTGCCCGATAAAAATGAATTTTCTTATCGCCTAATAAATTATATTGACAATTGGGTTGCTAATAACAACAGGGGAAGTGCAAATTTTGTGAACCTTCCTGCCGGAGAATATCGTTTTGAGGTGAAGGCAAGTAATAACGACGGAATTTGGAACGAAGAGCCAACCAGTATAACCATAGTTGTAGAACAGTTTTGGTACAAATCAACCTATGCACTTTGGGCTTATTCGTTTATTTTTCTTCTAATTATTATCGGAATCATCAGGTTTTTCAGAGAGCGCTCGAAACTAAAAAAAGACTTGCTCATTGAGAAAATGGAACACAAGCAAGAAGAACAGCTTACCGAAATGAAATTAAAGTTTTTTACAAATATTTCGCATGAGTTCAGAACTCCACTTACATTAATCGATGGCCCTGTAAAACAGCTATTAACGGCTACAAACTTAACCGATACTCAACACAAACAACTTGATACAGTAAAAAGAAACACCAGCCGCCTGCTTCAACTTATTAACCAGATAATGGATCTTAGGAAAGCAGAAAAAGGTATGGAAAAACTAAAAATTACTAAGATCGATCTGGTTGGTTTTGTTAATGAAAGGGTACAGAGTTTTTCTGAGGAAGCACGAACTAAAAACATAACATTTTCCTTTAATTATACGAGTAGCAGCATCGTTATTGAAGCTGATGAAGAAAAACTGGATAAGATTATATTTAACCTCTTATCAAACGCATTTAAATACACACCAGCCAACGGAGAGATAACTATTTCGATTAATGAAAACAAAATTGATATGATCCATAATTTTACAAACCAATTGAGTTTTGGTCAGTTGGAAAATGAAAATTATGTTGAAATATCTGTAATCGATAGTGGCCAGGGCATTAACAGTGAAGATTTACCCCACATATTCGAGCGATTTGAACAAGGAAAAAGTCAAAACAGCAAAGTTTACAGTACTGGTATAGGCCTAAATCTCTGTAAAGATTTTACCCTAATTCATCGAGGTACTATTGTAGTTCAGAGTAGTCCGGGAAAAGGAACCCGTTTCTCAATTCAGCTCCCCACCAAACAAAAAGCACAGAAAATATTATTCCAAAGTCACGAGGTAGTAAAAAATGTGGAATCATGGCAATCAACTGATAATACCCAACCAAAGTTGATTAAAAGTGATAGCACGACAACAATTTTAGTTGTTGAAGATAATAACGATCTTCGCGAATTCATTATTGACCTGTTAAACGATTATTATAAAATATTTTTTGCCGAAGATGGAAAACAAGGATTGGAAATGCTGCAAACAAAGAACATCGACCTAGTGATATCGGATGTAATGATGCCTAAAATGGATGGCTTTGAGTTTTGTCAGACCATTAAATCACAAATCGAAACCAGCCATATCCCGGTAATTTTACTAACTGCTTTATCATCAGCTGAAAATACTTCAACCGGGTTGGAAAAAGGAGCTGACGCATACATCTCTAAACCTTTCGACGAGCAGGTGCTGTTATCGCAAATTGCGAACCTGTTAAATCAACGAAAAAGATTACAAGAAAACTATGCACAACGTTTTATAAGCAAACAAACCATCGACCTGGGGAGCCTCGACAACTACTTTTTAAACAAAATAAATACCATTGTTGAGGAGAATATGACCAACGAGAATTTTACAGTAGATTTATTGGCCAGTGAAATGAGCCTGAGCCGCAGCCAGCTTCACCGCAAGCTAAAACAAATCTCAAACCACTCGGCATCAGAATATATTACCATGGTAAAAATAAAAAAAGCAACAGCCCTGCTCGCCACAAAAAGCTACAATGTTGATGAAGTGGCTTTTAAAGTTGGATTTAACAGCCATTCTTATTTCTCAAAATGTTTTAAAAAGATACACGGACAAACGCCAAAAGAATATATCAAAGGATTATAA
- a CDS encoding glycoside hydrolase family 88 protein — MKHFITICISIILFGCNSQYSGNIDDVIKHSEKQLKFALKNIEPLLTKDKVFPRTLENEKIKLVSSKDWTSGFFGGNLWMMYELTGKDQWKKRALNYTLPLEDEQWNANDHDIGFKMYCSFGHAIKYVDNPEYKEILIQSAKTLSTRYNPVVGCIRSWNSNPKTAHWKYPVIIDNMMNLELLMWAAKETGNESFREIAVKHAQTTAKNHFRDDYSCYHVIDYDPETGEVLNKNTHQGAADNSDWARGQAWAVYGFTMMYRETGMEEFLGQAKHIADYLLTVDGMKEGKVPYWDFKAPEIPNEPYDASAAAIISSALFELYEFTNNEAYLNTAQKLLATLVTPEFFAKSGENGGFLLLHSTGSKPYDSEVDVPLNYADYYFLESIIKSKKYGENLMIALSKD; from the coding sequence ATGAAACATTTTATTACAATTTGTATTAGTATTATTCTTTTTGGTTGTAACAGCCAATATTCAGGGAATATCGATGATGTGATAAAACATTCGGAAAAGCAATTGAAATTTGCTTTAAAGAATATAGAACCCTTGCTTACCAAAGATAAAGTCTTTCCCCGTACTCTTGAAAATGAGAAAATAAAGTTGGTGTCATCTAAAGACTGGACGAGTGGTTTTTTTGGTGGAAATTTATGGATGATGTACGAACTTACTGGTAAAGATCAGTGGAAAAAACGTGCTCTTAATTATACTTTGCCTCTGGAAGATGAGCAGTGGAATGCAAACGACCATGACATAGGTTTTAAAATGTATTGCAGTTTTGGCCATGCAATAAAATATGTTGATAATCCTGAATATAAAGAAATCCTAATTCAATCAGCCAAAACATTGTCAACTCGCTATAATCCGGTAGTTGGCTGTATTCGTTCGTGGAACAGCAACCCCAAAACAGCCCATTGGAAATACCCGGTAATCATTGATAATATGATGAATCTGGAATTGCTTATGTGGGCTGCTAAAGAAACCGGGAATGAGAGTTTTAGGGAAATAGCGGTAAAACATGCACAAACTACGGCAAAGAATCACTTCCGCGACGATTACTCGTGTTACCATGTTATTGATTACGACCCGGAGACCGGTGAGGTGTTAAACAAAAACACCCACCAAGGGGCAGCCGACAACAGCGACTGGGCACGAGGACAAGCCTGGGCCGTGTATGGTTTTACAATGATGTACCGCGAAACCGGAATGGAAGAATTTCTGGGGCAGGCTAAACATATAGCCGATTACCTCTTAACTGTAGATGGGATGAAGGAAGGAAAAGTTCCTTACTGGGATTTTAAAGCTCCCGAAATTCCGAATGAACCCTACGATGCATCGGCTGCTGCCATTATCTCATCGGCTTTGTTCGAGTTGTATGAGTTTACAAATAACGAAGCATATTTAAATACAGCGCAGAAACTACTGGCAACATTAGTTACGCCTGAGTTTTTTGCGAAATCAGGCGAAAACGGTGGATTTTTACTTCTTCATTCTACGGGATCAAAACCCTACGATTCGGAAGTTGATGTGCCTTTAAATTATGCCGACTATTATTTCCTTGAATCAATTATTAAAAGCAAAAAATATGGAGAAAATTTAATGATAGCTCTTAGTAAAGATTAA